A segment of the Amycolatopsis thermophila genome:
AAGTGGCACGACACCCGCAACGGGGTGGAATTCGCCGTCGCGGACCTGGAGCTGGCCGAGTTCGGCCGCAAGGAGATCCGCCTGGCCGAGCACGAGATGCCGGGGCTGATGGCGTTGCGCCGCGAGTACGCGGAGGTGAACCCGCTGCGCGGCGCGAGGGTGACCGGCTCCCTGCACATGACGGTGCAGACGGCGGTGCTGATCGAGACGTTGGTGGCCCTCGGTGCCGAAGTCCGATGGGCCTCCTGCAACATCTTCTCCACGCAGGACCACGCCGCGGCGGCCGTCGTGGTCGGCCCGCACGGCACGCCGGAGGAGCCCAAGGGCGTGCCGGTGTTCGCGTGGAAGGGCGAGTCGCTCGAGGAGTACTGGTGGTGCACCGAGCGTGCGCTGACCTGGGACGACGGCGGCCCGAACATGATCCTCGACGACGGCGGCGACGCCACGATGCTGGTCCACAAGGGCACCCAGTACGAGGCGGCCGGCGTGGTGCCGCAGCCGGAGGACGACGACCCCGAGGAGTGGAAGGTCGTCCTGGAGCTGCTGCGCGCCTCGCTCGCGGCGGACGGGCAGAAGTGGACGAAGATCGGCCAGGGCGTGCGCGGCGTGACCGAGGAGACCACCACCGGCGTGCTGCGGCTGTACCAGCTGGCGGCCGCGGGTGAGCTGCTGTTCCCCGCGATCAACGTCAACGACTCGGTGACCAAGTCGAAGTTCGACAACCGCTACGGCATCCGCCACTCGCTGATCGACGGCATCAACCGCGGCACCGACGTGCTGATCGGCGGCAAGGTCGCCGTGGTGTGCGGCTACGGCGACGTCGGCAAGGGCGCGGCGGAGTCGCTGTCCGGGCAGGGCGCGCGCGTGATCGTGACCGAGATCGACCCGATCTGCGCGCTGCAGGCCGCCATGGACGGCTACCAGGTCAAGACCCTGGAGTCGGCGCTGCCCGAGGCCGACATCGTGATCACCACGACCGGCAACAAGGACGTCGTGCTGGCCGAGCACATGGCCAAGATGAAGCACCAGACGATCGTCGGGAACATCGGCCACTTCGACAACGAGATCGACATGGCCGGTCTCGCCCGCTACCCCGGCGTGCGGCGCATCAACATCAAGCCGCAGGTCGACGAGTGGGTCTTCCCGGACGGCCACTCGATCCTGGTGCTGTCCGAGGGGCGGCTGCTCAACCTCGGCAACGCGACCGGGCACCCGAGCTTCGTGATGTCGAACAGCTTCTCCAACCAGGTCATCGCGCAGGTGGAGCTGTTCACCAAGCACGAGGAGTACGACAAGGAGGTCTACCGCCTGCCCAAGAAGCTGGACGAGAAGGTGGCGCGCATCCACCTGCAGGCCCTGGGCGGCGAGCTGACCAAGCTGACGAAGGAGCAGGCCGAGTACATCGACGTCGACGTCGAGGGCCCCTTCAAGTCGGAGCACTACCGCTACTGACCGGCCTCGCCGCTCCGTGATGCTTTCACCGGTGAAAGCATCACGGAGTGCGGCCGGCCGGAGTCCCGCGCGGCGACCAGCGTCAGGCCGACGCCGCGAAGGCGCAGGCCCCGAAGTGCGCCGACCGGCGCCGGATAGCCTGAGCGCGTGGGACGGCTGGTGGTCATCGAGGGGCTCGACGGGGCGGGCAAGCGCACCCTGACCGAAGCCCTCACCAAGGCACTGCACGACGAGGGCCGCACGGTCACGACCCTCGCCTTCCCGCGGTACGGCCGCAGCGTCCACGCCGACCTGGTCCGCGAGGGCCTGCACCGCCGCCACGGCGACCTGACCGACTCCGTCTACGGCATGGGCCTGCTCTACGCCCTCGACCGCCGCGACGCCGTCCCCGAGATCCGTGCCGGACTGGACACCCACGACGTCGTCCTGCTCGACCGGTACGTCGCCTCCAACGCCGCCTACGGCGCCGCCCGCCTCGAACAGCGCGCCGACGGCGAGTTCGTCCGCTGGGTCCGCGAAATCGAGATCGACCGCTTCGGCCTGCCGGTGCCTGACACCCAGATCCTGCTGAAGGTCCCGCCGGCCGTGGCGGCCGAGCGGGCCGAGAAGCGGGCCGGCACGGAGGCCGACCGCGCCAAGGACGCCTACGAGTCCGACGACGACCTCCAGGCCCGGTGCGCGGCCGTCTACGACGAGCTCGCCGCGATGTCCTGGTTGTCCGCTTGGCGGGTGGTCGACGGCGCGACGGGCGTCGACCACACCGGACTCGTCGCCGGGCTGGTCCATCCGGGCTAACGGCCGTGCTCGCTTCGTGACCCCTTCGCAGGGTCGGGCGTCACGAACGCACTCCGTAGTGCGAATATGTGGTCATGAAGGCACGTGTGTTGGTCGTCGACGACGACCCCGCTCTCGCGGAGATGCTCACCATCGTGCTGCGCGGCGAGGGGTTCGACACCGCGGTGGTGGCGGACGGCTCCCGGGCGCTTCCCGCCCTCCGGGAGCTCAAGCCCGATCTCGTGCTGCTCGACCTGATGCTGCCCGGCATGAACGGCATCGACGTCTGCAAGGCGATCCGTGCCGAGTCGGGCGTGCCGATCGTCATGCTCACCGCCAAGAGCGACACGGTCGACATCGTGCTGGGCCTGGAGTCCGGCGCCGACGACTACGTGGTCAAGCCGTTCAAACCGAAGGAGCTCGTCGCGCGCGTGCGCGCCCGGCTGCGGCGCACCGAGGCCGAGCCGGCCGAGACGCTGATGATCGGCGACCTGACCATCGACGTGCCCGGCCACGAGGTGACCAGGGAGGGCAAGGCCATCCCGCTCACCCCGCTGGAGTTCGACCTGCTGGTCGCCCTCGCGCGCAAGCCGCGCCAGGTGTTCACCCGCGAGGTCCTGCTGGAGCAGGTGTGGGGCTACCGGCACGCCGCCGACACCCGGCTGGTCAACGTGCACGTGCAGCGGTTGCGCTCGAAGGTCGAGAAGGACCCCGAGCACCCCGAGGTCGTCCTGACCGTCCGCGGCGTCGGGTACAAGGCGGGCCCGCCGTAACAGACACATGAAGCGAAGAGTCCTGGCCTTCGTCCGCGCGGTGCTGCGGCTGGCCCCCCGCGCGGGCGCGTACGCGCGCGGCCGCGCGGTCGCGTTCGGCGTGCTGTGGCGGCGGTCGCTGCAGTTCAAGGTGACCGTCTCCACGCTCGCGTTGTCCTCGGCGGTGGGTCTCGTGCTGGGCATGGTCCTGCAGAACCAGATCACCCAGCGCCTCACCGACACCAAGCGGCAGGCCGCCGTCGCGCAGACCCTGCAGGTCGTGCGCACGGCGGAGAACGAGCTGGTCGGCATCAGCGACCAGGACGCACTGGCCGACCGGCTGCAGAACGCGCTGAAGAAGATCACCAGCAGCTCGTCGGAGGACCAGGGCACCGCCGCGTCCGCGGCCGGCGCGTTCGAGCCGGTGCTGACCGCGGGCGGTGAGGACTCGACCGACTCGGCCGGCCCGATCACCAAGGTGCCCGAGGGGCTGCAGCGGTTCGTCGAGAACAACCAGGTCGCGTGGCAGATCAACACCGACACCGACCCGGACGGCACCCGCACCACCCACCTGATCGTCGGCGCACCGGTGACCAGCACCGGCCGCCCGATCCAGCTGTACCTGCTGTTCCCGATGACCGCGGAGCAGAACACGGTCCAGACGGTGCAGAACACGCTGCTCGTCGGCGGCCTGGTGTTGCTCGCGCTGCTCGCCGGCATCGCGAACCTGGTCACCCGCCAGGTCGTGCGGCCGGTGCGGCAGGCGGCGGCCGCGGCCGCCCGGTTCGCCGGCGGCGAGCTGGACGAACGGCTGCCGGTGACCGGTGAGGACGACCTGTCCAAGCTCGCCGTGTCCTACAACGAGATGGCCGCGAGCATCCAGCACCAGATCCGGCAGCTGGAGGAGTTCGGCACGCTGCAGCGGCGGTTCACCTCGGACGTGTCGCACGAGCTGCGCACGCCGCTCACCACCGTGCGGATGGCGGCGGACGTGCTGCACGCCTCGCGCGAGCAGTTCCCGGCGGGGCTGGCCCGGTCGACCGAGCTGCTGGTCGACGAGCTGGACCGGTTCGAGGCCCTGCTCGGCGACCTGCTGGAGATCAGCAGGCTCGACGCCGGTGTCGAGGAGCTGGCGGCCGAGTTCATCGACGTGTCGTCGATCGCGCGCCGGGCGGTCGAGCAGGTGCGGGTGATCGCGGGCAACGCGGAGACCGAGATCGAGCTGGAACTGCCGGCGGAGGAGACGCTCGCCGAGATCGACGCCCGCCGTGTCGAGCGGATCCTGCGCAACCTGCTGGCCAACGCCGTCGACCACAGCGAGGGCAACCCGGTCCGGCTCACGCTGGCCGCGAACGAGCACGCCGTGGCCATCACGGTCCGGGACCACGGCGTCGGCCTGCGGCCGGGCGAGGCCGACCTGGTGTTCAACCGGTTCTGGCGGGCCGACCCGTCCCGCAACCGGCGCACCGGCGGCACCGGACTGGGGCTGGCGATCAGCCACGAGGACGCCCGCCTGCACGGCGGTCAGCTGGAGGCGTGGGGCGCGCCCGGCCACGGCGCGTGCTTCCGGCTGACGCTGCCGCGCAAGCAGGACGAGCCGTTCGAGGAGAGCCCGCTGCCGCTGGTGCCCGACGACGCCCCGGCGACCAACGGGCACCTGCAGATCGGGTTGCCGACCGAATACACGCTCACCATCGGTGAGATGCACAAGGAGGACGCGTGAAGCCTCTGGCCCGTCTGTTCGCCCTGTTCGCCTGCCTGGTGCTGGCCGCGGGGTGCGCGAACGTGCCGGAGGAGTCGCAGCCGGTCGCGGTGCCGCAGCAGGAGCTGGGGCAGCAGGTCAACCCGGACGTGCCGCAGCCGGCGAAGGACCTCGACGCGCTGACCGTCGTCCGCGACTTCGTCCGCGCGAACGCCCAGCCGATCAGCAACAACGCCGCCGCCCGCATGTACCTCGACGACGCGGCGGGCAAGGCGTGGACGCCGGGCAAGATCTTCACGATCATCGACGACGTGTTCGCCACGGTCCCGGCGACCGGCCAGGACGCGACGGCGAACCCGAACGAGGTCAACGTCGTGGTGCGCGGCACCGGGCTGGGCTCGTTGCGGGAGGACGGGGCGTTCATCTCGCTGCGGACGCCGGTGGAGCTGAAGCTGCTGGTGCGCCGCCAGTCCGACGGGCAGTGGCGGATCACGAACCCGCCGCCGAACCTGGTGATGCCCTACAGCGACTTCACCGCGAACTACGTGCGGGTGCAGGCGTTCTTCTTCGCGCAGGACTCGAACACCGTGGTGCCCGACCTGCGGTACGTGGCGGGCAAACCGCAGTCCGGCCTGCCCGGGCGGGTGGTCGGGCTGCTGCTCGCCGGGCCGTCGTCGGGACTGGTCGGCGCCGTGCGGAACCTGCTGCCCGAGGACGCGAACACCGAGGGCAACGTGACGACCGCGCCGGACGGGGCACTGGTGGTGGCGCTGACCGGGGTGGCGGACCAGGCGGCCGAGGTGCGGCGGCTGATCGCCGCGCAGATCGTGTTGTCGTTGCAGTCGGTGACGACGAACCGGGTGCGGTTGCTGTCCGACGGCGCGCCGCTGGTGGACGGGCACGAGGACTGGGTGCCGAGTGACCTGCCGTCGTACACGGCGCTGGCGTCGCCGAGCGCGGACCAGCCCGGGCTGGTGACGGTGAGCGGGCGGGTGCGGTCGCTGGGGGACGGGTCGCTGATCTCCGGTCCGGCCGGTCAGGGCGGCGGCTACCAGGTCGCGAGTGCGGCGCAGTCGATCGACGGCAGGCAGCTGGCGGTCGTGGAGTACGCCGACGGGCGGCAGCGGTTGCGGGTCGGGCAGTTCGGCAAGGACGCCGCGCCCGTGGACCTGGCGGGCGCGACGATGACCCGGCCGACCTGGCGCCCCACCGCGACCGCGGACGGTTCCGGTGAGGTGTGGACTGTCGTGGATGGACAGACGGTGGTCCGCGCCCTGCGCACGCCCGACGGCAGCTGGGTGCCGCAGGTGGTGAACGCGGACGAGATCCTTCAGGTCGGGCCGATCAGCGTGCTGCGCCTGTCGCGGGACGGCGCGCGGGCGGCCGTGGTGGCCGGCGGGCAGCTGCTCGTGGCGTCCGTGGTGCGGGCCCAGGACTCGGTGACGCTGCGCGCGCCGCGGATCCTGCAGGGCGGCACCCTGGGCGGTGTCATCGACGTCGACTGGTTGAGCCAGGACACCCTCGTCGCCGCGACGACCATGCCGTCGCAGCCGGTGGTCAAGATCCCGATCGACGGGTTGCGCCTGGACCCGTTCAACATCTCCAACCTGACCCTGCCGGTCCACGCGATCACCGCCGCACCGGGCCGGTCGATCGTCGTGGCGGACGACGGAGGCCTCTGGACGGCCTCCGACGTGGGCGAGGTGTGGCGCCCGCACCCCCACAGCTTCGGCGGCAACGCGTCGCCCTTCTACCCCGGCTGAGGATCGCCAGGGCCGCCGCGCCGGACCGTCCGTGAGGGGTAGCGCGGATTGGTCTTGGGAAGCGCTTTCTGTAGGCGGCCCGCACGGCGGTATCGCCTTCTCCGCCCTGCCGCGCTCATGCCAACCAGCCCGCCCCGGCTCGCTGTGCTGGGTTCGCCCTTCCCGGCCCTGCAGGCCCACCCGAACGGGCGGCGAGCAGTCAGCCCGTGCCTGCAAGTCTCCCGCTCGCGCCGCGGGGCGCGAGCAGCCGGGCCCGCGCAGGAGAGGCCTCCGCCGGCGGTTCGCGCTGGTGGGTGCTCCGCTGGCAGCCCGCGCTGGTGAGCGCTCCGCCGGCAGCCCCCGCCCGTGAGCCCACCGCCGGCAGCCCCCGCCGGTGAGGCCACCGCCGGCGGTTCGCGCTGGTGAGGCCTCCGCCGGCGGTTCGCGCTGGTGAGCGCTCCGCTGGCAGCCCCCGGCGGTGAGCCCTCCACCGGCAGCCCCCGCCGGTAGCCCACCGTCGGCAGCCCGCGCCGAGAGCCCTCCGCCGGCGGTTCGCCGCAACCTGTCGCCGACAGCAGGCGGCCGGCCGTCAGGCTCGCGCCATCCACCCCTGACCGGCATCGCGCCCCTCCCGTTGCTCCAATTGATCTAATCCCCGAACAGCGGCCGCGGGAGGTCCGGAACTGTCGGTACCCGCGCGCACACTCTCCGCATGAACCTCGTGACCCTCGCTCTCGAACTCCTGCTTCCCGCCCTGTGCGCCGGCTGCGGGGCGCCCGGCTCGGCGTGCTGCCCGGCCTGCCGCGCCGAACTCACCCGCCCGCAGCCGGCCACCCGCGGCTCCCTCCCCGTGCCGGCCTACGCGCTGGCTCCCTACGGCGGCACGCCACGACGCCTGGTGCTGGCCTACAAGGAACGCGGGCGCCGCGACCTGGCCGATCCGCTGGGCCACGCACTCGCCGACGCCCTGCCCCACCTGCCCGAGGCGCGGGCCGCCCCGGACGGGACGTGGTGGCTGGTCCCCGCGCCGTCCCGCCGTGCGGCGTCGAGGCAACGCGGCGGTCCCCACCTGCTGGCCCTGGCCCGCAGGTGCGCCCTGCACCTGACGCGTGCGGGTCACAGTGCCGCCGTGGCTCCGGCGCTGCGCCTGTCGTCACGCGCGCGGGACGCGGTGGGCCTCGACCGCGACCAGCGGGCCGCGAACCTCGCCGGCCGCCTCCGGATCGACCCCCGCGGCCACCCACCGCCCGGCGCGCCGCTCGTCCTCCTCGACGACGTCATCACTACCGGCGCCACCATCTCCGCCTGCACCCGGGCGCTGACCACAGCGGGCTGGGAGGTGAGTGCCGCACTGGTGCTGACAGCTGCGGGCTGACCTGGACGCGCAGACCCGGCACCGGCTCGGCCCCCCGCTGGCCGCGAACAACCCGACGCCGACAGAGAGTGGAAGGTGCACGGTGACGGCAGCACCGTGAGCCACCTGCACCTGGCCCCCGCGGCCAGGGCGCGGCTCAGGCGCGGGCTGGGGGCTGTCACTGACGGCAGCCAACGTCACTTGGCGGCCATTTCGCTGCGGATGGGGGGCTGGCCGCCGCAATGGTGGTTCGCAGCGGGGGTGACCACGGCCCCGCGAGCCTGGCGGCCCGACCGCCGCGTCGCGGGCTGGCGCTGCCTGTCGCGACGGTCGCCACGTCGCTTGGCCGGCCATGTCGCCGCGAACGCTGGGAGTTGCCGCCGCGATGTGCCTTCGCGGCGAGGTGGCCAGGCCCCGCGAGCCTGGCGGGCTCGGCCACCGCGTCGCGGGCTGGCGCTGCCTGTCGCTGACGGCGGCCAACGTCACTTGGCCGACCATTTCGCTGCGAGCGCGGGGACTGGCCGCCGCGATGGTGCGGTCGCGCCACGGTGACCACGGGCCGGCGAGCCTGGCGGGCCCAGCCGCGGCGCGACCAGGCCCGCACCATCCGGCCCGGACGTGCCCGGACGGCGCATGAAGCCATCCACACCGTGCCCAAACCTGCGCGCCCCCAGGCCGGTCACCTCAGCCCAGTCGGCGCGCGCCTGGCCCGTCAGCGTAGTCAGGCCCGTGCCCGCCTGGGCACATCACCGCGCCAAGCTTGCGCCCGCCCGGCCCGTCAGCCAGCCAAGCCTGCGCCCCGGGCACCGGCCACCGGGCCCCCGAGCACCGACATGGACACCGTGCCCATGCCTGCGCCCCCCGGCACATCACCGCAGCCAAGCCTGCGCCCGCCCAGCTTGGTCCGCGTTCAAAACTCACCCCGAAACCGGAGTCCCCCATGAAGACCGCTTCGGAAAAGCAATTCCGATATCACCCACCCGGGCACATCTCGCCGGGAACGCGAGCGGCCCCGTGGCCGTTGTCCGGACATGAGGCCCTGGAACGCTGGAGCGGCTCAGCCGCAAGCGCCCAGGGGAGTGCTGCGGTTCGCGCGGCGCGTGGTCACCCACCAAGCGGCACGCCGGAAAACGGCGCAATGTCAAGGTGAAAACAGGCCTCAGGCCCTGCTCCGAACGGAGCAGCAGGTCAACGCGCCTGGACGGGTTCAGGCGCGCACGGTCACCGGTTCCCGTTCTGTGACATCCCCCGGCTCGGGGGGTTTTGTGATCCGCGTTACCGCGCTAGCGTGCTGCCCTATAGCAAGTCCCGCCGGCAGGGAGGTGAACAGCCGATGACCCTGGCGCCGACGGAAGATTGACCCCCGGTTCTGCCATCAGACCGGTCGGGCGGGAGCGGCGTCGGCGCCGATCCATCAGGAGAGCTCTCGAACTCATTCCGCAATGAGGGAGGTCGTGTATGGAAATCGTCGTCAAAGGCCGTAACGTCGAGGTGCCGGATCACTACCGCACGCACGTCGGTGAAAAGCTCGAGCGCCTGGAGCGCTACGACAAGAAGGTCTTCCGCTACGAGGTGGAGCTCTTCCACGAACCCAACCGCCGGCAGCTGAAGAACTGCCAGCGCGTGGAGATCACCGGCCGGGGCAAGGGCCCGATCGTCCGGGCGGAAGCCTCCGCCGGCGACTTCTACGCCGCGCTCGACACCGCACTCAACAAGCTCGAAAGCCGCCTCCGCAAGATGCACGACCGCCGGCGCGTCCACTACGGCCGCCGCTGCCCGGAATCCGTCGCCGAAGCGACGTCGAACGCCACCGCGGCGGAAGCGATGCCGGCCACCGGCCGCGCGTCGACCGCAGTGCTCGAGGCGCCCGCTCCCGTGGCCGAAGAGGTCGGTACCGCACTGCCGGAGGACATCGAGCTGCCCACCCAGCAGAGCTGGGACGACGAAGTGGCCGACCACCTCCCCGGCCGCATCGTCCGGGAGAAACACCACTCTCCCAAACCCATGACCATCGACCAGGCCCTCTCCGAGATGGAGCTGGTCGGGCACGACTTCTACCTCTTCAACGACGTCGAGGCCGGCGTCCCCAGCGTCGTCTACCGGCGCAAGGGCTTCGCCTACGGGGTGATCCGCCTGTCCCACTGACGAGCGCCGCAAACGGCCCGCGTGCGTCCCGCGCGCGGGCCGTTTCGCGCGTGTTCGCACGTTGCGTGCACGTCCACGCGCTGCTTCCCTACGATGGAGGGTGCGCGCGACCCGTACCACGGGTCGGACAGGGTTCGGACACGGCGCGGTCCCGGGACAGAGCCTGGGTGCGTCCCAACAGCTAGTGAGGTCGACCGGATGGTTCTCAACCGCCTGCTGCGTGCGGGCGAGGGCAAGATGATCAAGCGGCTGCGCAACATCGCCGATCACATCAACACCCTCGAAGACGAGGTGAAGGACCTCACCGACGACGAGCTGCGCGCCAAGACCGCCGAGTTCCGGGAGCGGCACGACGGCGGTGACGGCGAATCGCTCGACGACCTGCTGCCCGAGGCGTTCGCGGTCGCCCGCGAAGCCGCCCTGCGGGTGCTCGGCCAGCGCCCCTACGACGTCCAGCTGATGGGTGGCGCCGCCCTGCACCTCGGCCAGGTAGCCGAGATGAAGACCGGTGAGGGCAAGACCCTCACCTCGGTCCTGCCGGTGTACCTCAACGCCATCTCGGGCAAGGGCGTCCACGTCGTCACCACGAACGACTACCTCGCCAAGCGCGACTCGGAGTGGATGGGCCGCGTCCACCGCTTCCTCGGCCTCGAGGTCGGCGCGATCCTGTCGGAGATGCCGCCCGCGGAGCGCCGCAAGGCCTACCACGCCGACATCACCTACGGCACGAACAACGAGTTCGGCTTCGACTACCTGCGCGACAACATGGCGTGGACCCTCGAGGACTGCGTCCAGCGCGGCCACAACTACGCCATCGTCGACGAGGTCGACTCGATCCTGATCGACGAGGCCCGCACGCCGCTGATCATCTCCGGCCCGGCCGAGCAGTCGGCCCGCTGGTACGTCGAGTTCGCCCGCATGGCGCCGCTGATGAAGCGCGACACCCACTACGAGGTCGACGAGCGCAAGCGCACCGTCGGTGTCACCGAGAAGGGCGTCGCCTTCATCGAGGACCAGCTGGGCATCGACAACCTGTACGAGTCGGCGAACACCCCGCTCGTCGGTTACCTCAACAACGCGCTCAAGGCCAAGGAGCTCTACAAGCGCGACAAGGACTACATCGTCCGCAACGGCGAGGTCCTCATCGTCGACGAGTTCACCGGGCGCATCCTGGCCGGCCGCCGCTACAACGAGGGCATGCACCAGGCGATCGAGGCCAAGGAAGGCGTCGAGATCAAGGCCGAGAACCAGACGCTGGCCACGATCACGCTGCAGAACTACTTCCGCCTCTACGACCGCCTCGCCGGCATGACCGGTACTGCCGAGACCGAGGCCGCGGAGTTCCACCAGACCTACAAGCTGGGTGTGGTGCCGATCCCGACCAACCGGCCGATGGTCCGCAAGGACCAGCCGGACCTGATCTACAAGACCGAGTCCGCCAAGTTCGAGGCGGTAGCCGAGGACATCGCCGAGCGGCACGCCAAGGGCCAGCCGGTGCTGGTCGGCACCACCAGCGTCGAGAAGTCCGAGTACCTGTCGAAGCTGCTGGTCAAGCTGAACGTCCCGCACGAGGTGCTGAACGCGAAGTACCACGACCGGGAGGCGCTGATCATCGCGCGCGCCGGTCGCAAGGGCGCGGTCACCGTCGCCACCAACATGGCCGGCCGCGGTACCGACATCGTGCTGGGCGGCAACCCGGACATCATCGCCGACGAGCGGCTGCGTGAGCGCGGCCTGGACCCGGTCGAGAACTCCGCCGAGTACGAGGCCCTGTGGCCGAAGGTGCTGGAGGAGGTCAAGTCCGAGGCCAAGGCGGAGGCCGAGGAGGTCCGCGAGGCCGGCGGCCTGTACGTGCTGGGCACCGAGCGGCACGAGTCCCGCCGCATCGACAACCAGCTGCGTGGTCGCTCCGGCCGTCAGGGTGACCCCGGTGAGTCGCGGTTCTACCTGTCGCTCGGCGACGAGTTGATGCGCCGGTTCAACGCGGTGATGGTCGAGCGGGTCATGACGACCATGCGGCTGCCCGACGACATGCCGATCGAGCACAAGATGGTGTCGCGGGCCATCAAGAGCGCTCAGACGCAGGTCGAGCAGCAGAACATGGAGATCCGCAAGAACGTCCTCAAGTACGACGAGGTCATGAACCAGCAGCGGAAGGTCATCTACGCCGAGCGCCGCCGCGTGCTCGAGGGCGAGGACCTGTCCGAGCAGATGCAGCACATGCTGCTGGACGTGCTCACCGCGTACGTGGACGGCGCCACCGCCGAGGGCTACGCGGAGGACTGGGACCACGAGAAGCTGTGGACCGCGCTCAAGCAGCTCTACCCGGTGTCGGTGACCTGGGAAGAGCTGATGGAGGAGCACGAGGACCTCAGTGCCGACGTGCTCCGGGACGCTCTGGTCGAGGACGCGAAGGCGGCGTACGCCAAGCGCGAGGCCGACATCGACGCGCGCATCGGCGAGGGCGCCATGCGGCAGCTGGAGCGGCAGGTGCTGCTGTCGGTGCTGGACCGCAAGTGGCGCGAGCACCTCTACGAGATGGACTACCTCAAGGAGGGCATCGGCCTGCGGGCCATGGCGCAGCGCGACCCGCTGATCGAGTACCAGCGCGAGGGCTTCGACATGTTCAACGCGATGCTGGACTCGTTGAAGGAGGAGGCCGTCGGTTTCCTGTTCAACCTGCAGGTCGAGGCGGCGCAGCCGCAGGAGGCGGCAGCCGCGCCCGCGGCCCCCGTCGGCGCGCCCGCCGGTGGCCGTCACGCGCAGCCGGTCCCCGCGCAGCAGGCGGAGCCGGCGCGCCCGGCGGTGCCGAGCGCGCTGCGCGGCAAGGGGCTCGGCAACGAGAACCCGCAGCAGGGCCTGACGTTCTCGGGGCCGGCCGAACAGGGCGGCGTGCAGTCCCGCGGAACGACCACCACGTCCGACGGCGACGGCTCCGCGAGCGGCACCCGGCGCGAGCGTCGCGCGGCGGCCCGCACCCAGGCGAAGAAGACCAAGAAGCGTCGCTGAGCTGGGTCTTTCGCGCGGGGGCCGGCACCGGTTGGTGCCGGCCCCCGTCGCTTTGCGCCCCCGTTGCGGCTGCCGGCAGCTGAACCGCGGAGACGGGCGGGAGGCGTAGACCTGACCGGGGGCTGCTTGTGGACCGGCGCTGGTGGCACGCGGATCGGGCGTTGGGCGCGGTCGCGCGTGGTGGTGGCGCGGCACCGTGAGGCAGTCCAGTTGTCGCGCCACGGGGGCGCTGATCTGGCCGGGTGCTGCCTGTGGACCGGCGCTGGTGGCACGCGGCCCGGGCGCGGGGCGCGGTCGCGCCCGGTGGTGGCG
Coding sequences within it:
- the secA gene encoding preprotein translocase subunit SecA, translating into MVLNRLLRAGEGKMIKRLRNIADHINTLEDEVKDLTDDELRAKTAEFRERHDGGDGESLDDLLPEAFAVAREAALRVLGQRPYDVQLMGGAALHLGQVAEMKTGEGKTLTSVLPVYLNAISGKGVHVVTTNDYLAKRDSEWMGRVHRFLGLEVGAILSEMPPAERRKAYHADITYGTNNEFGFDYLRDNMAWTLEDCVQRGHNYAIVDEVDSILIDEARTPLIISGPAEQSARWYVEFARMAPLMKRDTHYEVDERKRTVGVTEKGVAFIEDQLGIDNLYESANTPLVGYLNNALKAKELYKRDKDYIVRNGEVLIVDEFTGRILAGRRYNEGMHQAIEAKEGVEIKAENQTLATITLQNYFRLYDRLAGMTGTAETEAAEFHQTYKLGVVPIPTNRPMVRKDQPDLIYKTESAKFEAVAEDIAERHAKGQPVLVGTTSVEKSEYLSKLLVKLNVPHEVLNAKYHDREALIIARAGRKGAVTVATNMAGRGTDIVLGGNPDIIADERLRERGLDPVENSAEYEALWPKVLEEVKSEAKAEAEEVREAGGLYVLGTERHESRRIDNQLRGRSGRQGDPGESRFYLSLGDELMRRFNAVMVERVMTTMRLPDDMPIEHKMVSRAIKSAQTQVEQQNMEIRKNVLKYDEVMNQQRKVIYAERRRVLEGEDLSEQMQHMLLDVLTAYVDGATAEGYAEDWDHEKLWTALKQLYPVSVTWEELMEEHEDLSADVLRDALVEDAKAAYAKREADIDARIGEGAMRQLERQVLLSVLDRKWREHLYEMDYLKEGIGLRAMAQRDPLIEYQREGFDMFNAMLDSLKEEAVGFLFNLQVEAAQPQEAAAAPAAPVGAPAGGRHAQPVPAQQAEPARPAVPSALRGKGLGNENPQQGLTFSGPAEQGGVQSRGTTTTSDGDGSASGTRRERRAAARTQAKKTKKRR
- the hpf gene encoding ribosome hibernation-promoting factor, HPF/YfiA family; amino-acid sequence: MEIVVKGRNVEVPDHYRTHVGEKLERLERYDKKVFRYEVELFHEPNRRQLKNCQRVEITGRGKGPIVRAEASAGDFYAALDTALNKLESRLRKMHDRRRVHYGRRCPESVAEATSNATAAEAMPATGRASTAVLEAPAPVAEEVGTALPEDIELPTQQSWDDEVADHLPGRIVREKHHSPKPMTIDQALSEMELVGHDFYLFNDVEAGVPSVVYRRKGFAYGVIRLSH